One Echinicola strongylocentroti DNA window includes the following coding sequences:
- a CDS encoding glycoside hydrolase family 95 protein encodes MMHRITLALGFLACSAVFSCSPITSTPQEDSSTTTLWYEQPATAWEEALPVGNGRLGAMVFGQTNTERIQLNEDSMWPGAADWGDSKGTPADLAELRKLVKDGKVHQADKSIIDMFSYKGIVRSHQTMGDLYIDFGGEREIKNYSRKLSLDDALTTVSYQSGGEHFTEEVFASAVDDVLAIRLTTTDEAGMDFSLRLDRPEDTGHPTVQVNAPSDNELVMDGEVTQYEAVKEDQPTPLDYGVKFQTKLKVIPNGGTSTAGNGSLNLKGVKEAIIYLVCNTSYYHENYETKNDQSLQMLESKSYQELRTAHVADFNQFYSRVKLDLGNHELDSLATDKRLKRVQDGAKDAGLAAALFQYGRYLLISSSRPGTNPANLQGIWNKDIEAPWNADYHLNINLQMNYWPAGPANLSEMHLPLFDYVDQLIERGKVTAKDQYGIERGTVVHHASDLWAAPWMRANRAYWGAWIHGGGWISRHYWEHFQFAGDTTFLKDRGYPALKEFAAFYMDWLQKDEQTGLYISYPETSPENSYLAPDGNPAAVSYGSAMGHQIISDVFQNTLAAAKVLSIENDFTEELEEKIGMLYPGVAIGPDGRILEWNEPYEEPEKGHRHMSHLYALHPGDDITETIPEAFAGAQKTIDYRLQHGGAGTGWSRAWMINFNARLLDKKSAEDNLYKLLQISTANNLFNEHPPFQIDGNFGYTAGVAELLLQSHEGFLRILPTLPESWQNGSIKGLVARGNIEVDIIWEGGQLLKLGLTSASNQTKVIQYKDKKLSVTLSANEKIWLDKDFNLVD; translated from the coding sequence ATGATGCATAGAATTACTTTGGCCCTTGGTTTCTTGGCGTGTAGCGCAGTATTTTCCTGCTCACCCATTACTTCCACCCCGCAAGAAGACTCTTCCACGACCACACTTTGGTATGAACAGCCCGCCACTGCTTGGGAAGAAGCCTTACCAGTGGGCAATGGACGACTAGGAGCCATGGTCTTTGGGCAGACAAACACAGAAAGGATCCAACTTAACGAGGACTCCATGTGGCCTGGAGCTGCCGATTGGGGAGATAGCAAAGGTACACCGGCAGATTTGGCTGAGCTTCGGAAACTGGTGAAGGACGGAAAGGTTCACCAAGCGGACAAAAGCATCATCGATATGTTTTCTTACAAGGGGATCGTACGTTCCCATCAGACCATGGGAGACCTGTACATTGACTTTGGCGGGGAAAGGGAGATCAAGAACTATTCACGAAAGCTGAGCTTGGATGATGCCTTGACCACGGTGAGCTATCAGTCTGGAGGAGAACACTTCACCGAAGAGGTTTTTGCTTCTGCGGTAGATGACGTATTGGCCATTCGGCTCACCACCACGGATGAAGCAGGGATGGATTTTAGCCTTCGCTTAGATCGTCCTGAAGATACTGGCCACCCCACTGTACAGGTAAATGCCCCATCAGATAATGAGTTGGTCATGGACGGAGAAGTGACGCAATATGAAGCGGTCAAAGAAGATCAGCCAACACCACTGGACTATGGCGTTAAGTTCCAGACCAAGCTTAAGGTGATTCCGAATGGAGGAACCTCCACTGCCGGAAATGGCAGCCTAAACTTAAAAGGGGTCAAAGAAGCTATTATTTATTTGGTCTGTAACACTTCATATTATCATGAAAACTATGAGACGAAGAATGATCAGTCCCTTCAGATGTTGGAATCAAAAAGCTACCAAGAGTTACGCACTGCCCATGTAGCGGACTTCAACCAGTTCTATTCAAGGGTAAAGCTGGATCTAGGGAACCATGAGCTCGATAGCCTAGCTACGGATAAGCGCCTCAAAAGGGTGCAAGATGGCGCCAAGGATGCTGGATTGGCGGCAGCTTTATTCCAGTATGGCAGATACTTACTTATTTCTTCTTCCAGGCCCGGCACCAATCCAGCGAATTTGCAGGGAATTTGGAACAAGGATATCGAAGCCCCTTGGAACGCAGATTACCACCTTAATATTAACCTACAGATGAACTATTGGCCGGCAGGCCCTGCCAACCTCTCCGAAATGCACCTCCCGCTATTTGATTATGTGGATCAGTTGATAGAGCGGGGTAAGGTCACTGCTAAGGATCAATACGGCATCGAGCGTGGCACGGTGGTACACCATGCCTCTGACCTTTGGGCAGCTCCTTGGATGCGCGCCAACAGGGCTTACTGGGGAGCATGGATCCATGGCGGTGGATGGATTTCCAGACACTACTGGGAACATTTCCAATTTGCGGGTGACACCACATTTTTGAAAGATAGAGGCTATCCCGCACTGAAAGAATTTGCGGCTTTCTATATGGATTGGCTTCAGAAGGACGAACAGACAGGACTATACATTTCTTATCCAGAAACATCCCCCGAAAATTCCTATTTGGCTCCTGACGGCAATCCTGCAGCGGTTTCATACGGATCAGCTATGGGACACCAGATCATTAGTGATGTGTTTCAGAACACTCTCGCTGCTGCAAAGGTGCTCTCCATCGAAAATGACTTTACCGAGGAGCTCGAAGAAAAAATAGGCATGCTGTATCCCGGAGTGGCCATTGGTCCGGACGGTAGAATATTGGAATGGAACGAACCCTATGAGGAACCAGAGAAAGGCCACCGACACATGTCACACCTTTATGCCCTCCACCCTGGGGATGACATCACTGAAACTATTCCCGAAGCATTTGCCGGAGCACAAAAAACCATCGACTACCGCCTCCAACATGGTGGGGCAGGCACAGGATGGAGCCGCGCTTGGATGATCAACTTTAATGCGAGACTATTGGACAAAAAATCAGCCGAAGACAACTTGTACAAACTCCTACAAATATCCACCGCCAACAACCTCTTCAATGAACATCCTCCGTTTCAAATCGACGGTAACTTTGGCTATACTGCCGGTGTAGCCGAATTGTTACTCCAGTCGCATGAAGGCTTTCTCCGCATACTACCTACCCTGCCGGAAAGCTGGCAAAATGGCTCCATAAAAGGCCTAGTAGCCAGAGGCAACATTGAAGTGGATATCATTTGGGAGGGCGGACAGCTGCTGAAACTTGGCCTGACGAGCGCCTCTAACCAAACCAAGGTCATACAATACAAGGACAAAAAATTATCCGTGACCCTTTCGGCCAATGAGAAAATTTGGTTGGACAAGGATTTTAACCTGGTTGATTAG
- a CDS encoding quinone-dependent dihydroorotate dehydrogenase, translating to MYKSLLKPFLFKKSAEEAHHFTFSLTKNTFNWPLVKGMIKSLYGYEHPSLEREVFGLRFKNPVGLAAGFDKDAKLIDEMAMLGFGFIEIGTLTPKPQEGNPPPRLFRLPEDEALVNRMGFNNGGVDEAVKRLKKRKSKLLIGGNIGKNKVTPNELAESDYLYCLDALHAYVDYFVVNVSSPNTPNLRDLQEKEPLQKLLAKVKERNDQKEHPKPILLKIAPDLTDGQLDDIIDIVKETKIDGVIATNTTIDRSGLRTDAGKVEALGAGGVSGKVLGKRSTEVIRYLAEKSGKAFPIVGVGGIFSAKDAIEKLEAGASLVQVYSGMIYEGPGLMKAIKKGLKEHYDN from the coding sequence GTGTACAAATCCCTTTTAAAGCCATTTTTATTTAAGAAAAGTGCCGAGGAAGCGCATCATTTCACCTTTTCATTGACCAAGAACACCTTTAATTGGCCTTTGGTGAAGGGTATGATCAAAAGCCTATATGGGTATGAGCATCCCTCACTGGAGCGAGAGGTGTTTGGACTACGGTTCAAGAACCCTGTAGGGCTTGCGGCGGGATTCGATAAGGACGCGAAGTTGATTGATGAAATGGCCATGCTTGGTTTTGGCTTTATAGAAATTGGGACGTTGACACCAAAACCCCAAGAGGGAAATCCCCCGCCTCGTTTGTTCCGTCTTCCTGAGGATGAAGCATTGGTCAATCGAATGGGCTTTAACAACGGTGGGGTGGATGAAGCTGTGAAACGGTTGAAAAAAAGGAAATCCAAGCTGCTGATCGGGGGCAATATTGGCAAAAATAAAGTGACGCCAAATGAGCTGGCCGAGTCGGATTACCTGTACTGCTTGGATGCCTTACATGCTTATGTTGATTATTTTGTGGTGAATGTAAGCTCACCAAATACCCCAAATTTAAGAGACCTCCAAGAAAAAGAGCCACTGCAAAAGCTGTTGGCCAAGGTAAAGGAACGAAATGATCAGAAAGAGCATCCTAAACCGATCTTACTGAAGATAGCCCCAGACCTTACCGATGGACAGCTGGACGATATTATTGATATAGTAAAAGAAACCAAAATCGACGGTGTCATCGCGACCAATACGACCATTGATCGATCTGGCTTAAGAACGGATGCAGGAAAGGTGGAAGCACTGGGAGCAGGAGGAGTAAGTGGCAAGGTTCTTGGCAAAAGAAGCACGGAAGTGATCCGCTACTTGGCTGAGAAATCAGGAAAGGCTTTTCCTATTGTCGGTGTGGGAGGGATTTTTAGCGCTAAAGATGCCATAGAAAAGCTGGAAGCGGGGGCTTCACTGGTACAGGTTTACTCAGGGATGATTTATGAGGGGCCTGGTTTGATGAAAGCCATCAAGAAGGGCTTGAAGGAGCATTATGACAATTGA
- a CDS encoding fasciclin domain-containing protein has product MKRYIYILAMAFGMMSCIQDDYLVDGGVSSQEIGTDTYTFLQSHPQLDTLALLIERAGLIDDVNGETTLFAPNNLSIQRYVDEVLAEMREVDPEAEYTVNDIPTDTLEKYMGGYIFPGKITRDDMTLEGDILTAINGEQRRISLEPRDEEPYEDKLSSFPEYVFYTYKKGDEWDEWNRIVDDELIRVRSSNLLSTNGVIHALQGNHILFDYEGN; this is encoded by the coding sequence ATGAAACGATACATATATATTCTAGCAATGGCATTTGGCATGATGTCATGCATTCAAGATGACTACTTAGTGGATGGAGGAGTGAGCAGCCAAGAAATAGGGACTGATACCTATACCTTCTTACAATCTCATCCGCAATTGGATACGTTGGCATTACTGATCGAGCGCGCTGGGCTTATCGATGATGTCAACGGTGAAACCACTCTCTTTGCTCCCAACAATCTTTCTATTCAAAGGTATGTCGATGAGGTACTAGCCGAAATGAGAGAGGTGGATCCAGAAGCGGAATACACCGTAAATGACATTCCTACAGATACATTGGAAAAGTACATGGGGGGATACATCTTTCCGGGAAAGATCACCAGAGATGACATGACTTTAGAGGGGGATATTCTAACGGCCATCAATGGGGAGCAAAGAAGGATCTCATTGGAACCAAGGGATGAGGAGCCCTATGAGGACAAGCTTAGCAGTTTTCCAGAGTATGTCTTCTATACCTATAAAAAAGGAGACGAATGGGACGAGTGGAACAGGATTGTAGATGATGAACTGATCCGTGTCAGGAGTTCAAACCTATTATCCACCAATGGGGTTATCCACGCCCTTCAGGGTAATCATATCTTATTCGACTACGAAGGAAATTAA
- a CDS encoding SusC/RagA family TonB-linked outer membrane protein encodes MVKNVLVFLCTFCLYGLATAQTISVTGKVTDADSGEPIPAANILIKGTAKGMVSDVDGSYRISVEEGQTLVFSFIGYDRQEVPVTGQEEINVSLKSSASDLDEFVVVGYQSVVKRDVTGAVNSIQSEQLEAIPVTNVATLIGTQGTGIQSVNISGAAGARGALVIRGNTAVSSGLDGGERFTAFSSPLYVVDGVQTSLEDLAGYGVSNTDYLASLNPNDIESIDILKDASASAIYGSRGANGVIIIKTKRGQALDKPQFDFSTSIGFQPIPNLVPMLVGAAERREKMGMLEKWWDHEFLLSNQVPIMLTDSLNPAFNNNVDYQDLFYQKGVSQRYNLSMRGGSEETNYRLSFGYNDDKGVVKATGFTRYTLNAHVNTKVGKKFTNQFLVNTSFTENKTGQGNPGGGSFNLDNSLPTSPNSLNSSLFYLTEAKRKSLEGELDEKLNTDEQLKVTFSNFAQLKIIEGLKLNSQLTFQYDLNKKNFYEPSSIRPNGDGFAAYSLYTRKNHASDLYLDYFKTFGDHEIIAIAGNRVDYNKYEDMRMSAVGFGSDAIQVINNRYEKDNIDGYTDISENALLSYYARLSYKYKDKYLLSANFSTDGSSRFGKDVRWAKFGSLSAGWVISDEPFLKELAGHWLDFAKLRASWGRNGKQFSQNYLRFGAYSLGYGGTPSAGYNTNQMNVSSYGGVTGIIPNYGSIGNDKLSWEESEQWNIGFDIAMLDQRLNLTFDAYHKDTDQLFFDIDFPSYSGYNTAKANVAGVLNYGWEGQIRYDIFPRASHWKLQLTAGFAKNENYVSKLPNGNRDYLIGSYGYIVGRPLNLYNIFLNDYIIDNLEQLPVNPYTGEPLTGKSAWAAIRPGLPIWKDINGDYLLDEAGDQIMALEYSPVPDIQGNFNIDLRYKGWYLQAYSQFSFGADIMNTVLNSYMDRYDRGGTDWATFGLADLSEQTFWEKPGDGAAGVRFPALFPAGGGEPPFYAFRGNQSLWIESGDYWKITNASVGHMFNKDSFIKNLGLSRLRVYISVLNPYQWQKSKSVVDASMVDARGYVLGNGYPQAQTYFFGLDARF; translated from the coding sequence ATGGTGAAAAATGTACTCGTTTTTCTATGCACTTTTTGTTTGTACGGTCTCGCGACCGCACAAACAATTTCGGTGACCGGTAAGGTCACTGACGCCGATTCTGGGGAGCCTATCCCCGCCGCTAATATTCTTATAAAAGGAACTGCCAAAGGAATGGTCTCGGATGTAGACGGATCTTACCGAATCTCCGTGGAGGAGGGGCAAACCCTGGTCTTTTCCTTTATTGGCTATGATAGACAGGAAGTCCCGGTGACTGGCCAAGAGGAAATAAATGTTTCTTTAAAATCGAGTGCCTCAGATCTGGATGAGTTTGTCGTGGTAGGTTACCAATCTGTGGTCAAGAGGGATGTAACAGGTGCTGTAAACAGCATACAAAGTGAACAGCTGGAAGCCATCCCTGTCACCAATGTTGCCACGCTGATCGGTACGCAGGGTACAGGTATCCAAAGCGTCAACATTAGTGGAGCAGCAGGTGCCAGAGGTGCTTTGGTCATTAGGGGGAATACAGCGGTATCCAGCGGACTTGATGGTGGGGAGCGTTTTACGGCGTTTAGTAGCCCGCTTTATGTAGTCGATGGAGTCCAAACCTCCCTAGAGGACTTGGCAGGTTATGGTGTTTCCAATACGGATTATTTGGCTTCACTGAATCCAAATGACATTGAAAGCATTGATATATTGAAAGATGCTTCAGCATCTGCTATTTATGGATCAAGAGGGGCGAATGGTGTGATCATCATCAAAACCAAGCGTGGACAAGCTTTGGATAAGCCTCAGTTTGATTTCTCCACAAGTATAGGATTTCAGCCAATTCCTAATTTGGTGCCCATGCTGGTCGGGGCAGCAGAAAGAAGAGAAAAAATGGGTATGCTTGAAAAATGGTGGGATCATGAGTTCTTGCTTTCAAATCAGGTACCCATTATGCTGACGGACAGTCTTAATCCTGCATTCAATAACAACGTAGACTATCAAGACCTTTTTTATCAAAAAGGCGTTTCACAGCGGTACAACCTGAGCATGAGAGGAGGCAGTGAGGAGACCAATTACCGTTTGTCATTTGGATACAATGATGACAAAGGTGTAGTGAAGGCCACAGGCTTTACGCGATACACGCTTAACGCCCATGTAAATACTAAGGTAGGGAAGAAATTTACGAACCAATTTCTGGTAAACACGTCTTTTACCGAAAACAAAACCGGCCAGGGAAACCCAGGAGGAGGATCCTTTAACTTGGACAACAGCCTCCCTACAAGCCCCAATAGCCTGAACTCTTCGTTGTTTTATTTGACAGAGGCGAAGCGAAAGTCCTTGGAGGGCGAGCTGGACGAAAAGCTCAATACCGACGAACAGCTGAAAGTAACCTTCTCCAACTTTGCGCAATTGAAGATCATCGAAGGTCTGAAGCTTAATTCCCAGCTTACCTTTCAGTACGACCTGAACAAGAAAAACTTTTATGAGCCTTCCTCCATCAGACCAAATGGCGATGGGTTTGCCGCCTATTCCCTGTACACTAGGAAGAATCATGCGTCCGACCTCTATTTAGATTACTTTAAAACCTTCGGAGATCATGAGATCATTGCTATAGCGGGTAATCGGGTGGATTATAACAAGTATGAAGACATGAGGATGTCAGCAGTAGGTTTCGGCAGTGATGCCATTCAGGTAATCAACAACAGGTATGAGAAAGACAATATCGATGGCTATACGGACATCAGTGAGAATGCCCTTCTTTCTTATTATGCCCGATTAAGTTATAAATACAAGGACAAGTACTTATTGAGTGCAAACTTCAGTACAGATGGTTCTTCTCGATTTGGTAAGGATGTTCGATGGGCCAAATTCGGCTCCTTATCCGCGGGCTGGGTGATTTCGGACGAGCCATTTCTCAAGGAGCTAGCCGGGCATTGGTTGGATTTTGCAAAACTTCGGGCCAGCTGGGGAAGAAACGGAAAGCAGTTTAGCCAAAACTACCTTCGATTTGGCGCCTATAGCCTAGGATATGGTGGTACACCATCCGCAGGATACAACACCAACCAAATGAACGTCTCCTCTTATGGTGGAGTAACAGGGATTATACCAAACTATGGTTCAATTGGCAATGACAAGCTGTCCTGGGAAGAATCAGAACAGTGGAACATTGGCTTTGATATAGCGATGCTGGATCAGCGGCTAAACCTAACTTTTGATGCGTATCATAAGGATACGGACCAGCTGTTCTTTGATATTGATTTCCCATCCTATTCTGGGTATAACACGGCCAAGGCTAACGTGGCCGGAGTGCTGAACTACGGTTGGGAAGGTCAGATTCGTTATGATATTTTCCCCAGAGCCAGCCACTGGAAACTTCAGCTTACTGCTGGTTTTGCCAAAAACGAGAATTATGTCAGCAAATTGCCAAATGGCAACAGGGATTACCTAATCGGATCCTATGGCTATATCGTGGGGCGCCCGCTAAACTTATACAACATCTTCCTCAATGACTATATCATTGACAACCTGGAGCAGTTGCCAGTCAATCCTTACACGGGAGAACCCCTCACTGGAAAATCAGCATGGGCTGCTATCCGTCCTGGGCTTCCGATTTGGAAAGATATCAATGGAGATTACTTGTTGGACGAAGCGGGTGATCAGATCATGGCCTTGGAATACTCACCTGTTCCAGATATACAGGGCAATTTCAATATTGACCTCCGCTATAAAGGCTGGTACCTGCAAGCCTACAGTCAATTCTCTTTTGGCGCGGACATTATGAACACGGTATTGAACAGCTACATGGATAGATACGACAGAGGCGGTACAGACTGGGCCACATTTGGGCTTGCAGACCTTAGCGAGCAAACATTCTGGGAAAAGCCGGGTGATGGTGCTGCAGGGGTACGCTTTCCTGCTTTGTTCCCTGCAGGTGGAGGCGAGCCACCCTTTTATGCTTTCAGGGGAAATCAGTCTTTATGGATAGAAAGTGGAGATTACTGGAAGATCACCAATGCTTCTGTTGGCCACATGTTCAATAAAGATTCGTTTATTAAAAACTTAGGTTTGAGCCGACTAAGGGTTTATATCTCAGTGTTGAACCCCTACCAATGGCAGAAATCCAAGAGTGTCGTAGATGCCTCAATGGTGGATGCCCGAGGATATGTATTGGGTAATGGTTACCCTCAAGCGCAAACTTATTTCTTTGGTCTAGATGCTAGATTCTAA
- a CDS encoding RagB/SusD family nutrient uptake outer membrane protein, which produces MKKFQKIYLSVLTAFTIGFSSCSGILDQEPITITHPDVYWSSQSEAEQALAGSYALLKNALLTQSSFLIWGEFPAMTLMDSQFWIMDYIENSGNYSLPYRGETAEWKLFYRAANWAFTIEKYVNGMPEELFATSQEKDRILGEAAFVRALSYFYMARIWGDVPIVHESIETSDQLITEDGYIVEIGRSDEKEVLQYILEATDKAISLLQYSNPSNQRWAIFANKASAEALKAHASLWYAGRNSDDPELIQQSIDAATSVINNSNASLVDYVAEGNEGFESMVRGQSKTGLFELNVSTDVDESYRVTNSNSTPPGLTINQPILGGNNGTAPVGNPDLYGFEFMAQPERDADVRKDLFFFDFEDMGPSTFPMKYALSSDDPDSEDTYAVFSEANILIFRLADIYLLRAEAYTRQGNYASAISDLDLVRSKAGVPAYEGPSDRPSLIKAVFDERAIELVAEGHVAFDRIRMDYFEGVSWMGSDRKAKKGYFWPVSPSIIIKNPSIVQTEYWQGRL; this is translated from the coding sequence ATGAAAAAATTCCAAAAAATATATTTATCAGTTCTGACAGCCTTCACTATTGGTTTTTCCAGTTGTTCGGGCATTTTAGATCAGGAGCCCATTACCATCACTCATCCAGATGTGTACTGGAGCTCACAGAGTGAAGCGGAACAAGCTTTGGCAGGTTCTTATGCCCTGCTTAAAAACGCCCTCTTGACACAGTCAAGTTTCTTGATATGGGGTGAATTCCCTGCCATGACCCTTATGGACAGTCAATTCTGGATAATGGACTATATCGAAAACAGCGGGAATTATAGTCTTCCTTATCGAGGTGAAACGGCAGAGTGGAAGTTATTTTACAGGGCTGCCAACTGGGCTTTTACGATAGAAAAATACGTAAACGGGATGCCTGAAGAGCTGTTTGCTACCAGTCAGGAAAAGGACAGGATATTGGGTGAAGCGGCTTTTGTAAGGGCATTGTCTTACTTCTATATGGCAAGAATATGGGGCGATGTGCCGATTGTCCATGAATCCATTGAAACTTCCGATCAGTTGATTACAGAGGATGGTTATATTGTGGAAATAGGCCGATCAGACGAGAAAGAAGTGTTGCAATACATCCTTGAAGCCACGGACAAGGCCATTAGCTTATTACAATATTCCAACCCGAGCAACCAGCGTTGGGCGATTTTTGCCAATAAAGCTAGTGCTGAGGCATTGAAAGCCCATGCATCCCTTTGGTATGCTGGTAGAAATAGTGATGACCCTGAGCTGATTCAGCAAAGTATTGATGCAGCCACTTCTGTCATCAATAATAGTAATGCGAGCTTGGTCGATTATGTCGCTGAAGGCAATGAAGGTTTTGAAAGCATGGTTAGGGGCCAATCTAAAACCGGTCTTTTTGAGCTCAATGTCAGCACAGATGTTGACGAATCGTACCGAGTCACCAATAGCAACAGCACACCTCCTGGACTCACAATTAATCAGCCCATCCTTGGAGGGAACAATGGGACTGCGCCAGTGGGCAACCCTGACCTCTACGGATTTGAGTTTATGGCACAGCCAGAACGGGATGCGGACGTGCGAAAGGACCTTTTCTTCTTTGATTTTGAGGATATGGGGCCAAGTACCTTTCCGATGAAATATGCATTGAGCTCTGATGACCCAGATTCTGAAGATACCTATGCGGTGTTTTCAGAAGCAAACATCTTGATTTTTAGATTGGCAGACATCTACTTGCTGAGAGCAGAGGCGTACACTCGACAAGGAAATTATGCCAGTGCCATATCTGACCTGGACCTGGTACGAAGCAAGGCCGGCGTTCCTGCGTATGAAGGGCCTTCGGATCGCCCAAGTCTCATTAAGGCCGTTTTTGATGAAAGAGCCATTGAGTTGGTTGCTGAAGGACATGTTGCTTTTGACCGGATACGGATGGACTACTTCGAAGGGGTGTCGTGGATGGGCAGTGACAGGAAAGCGAAAAAAGGGTATTTCTGGCCAGTATCTCCAAGTATCATTATCAAAAACCCTTCCATCGTACAGACCGAGTACTGGCAAGGACGTTTATAA